GGATCGCCGGGTCGGCGAGCTTCTCGACGAGCTGAAAGCCAATGGCCTCGCGGAAGACACGATCGTCTTCTATTATTCCGATCACGGCGGCGCGATGGCCCGCGGAAAGCGTTACCTTCAAGACACCGGCACCCGGGTCCCGCTTATCGTGCATTTCCCGGCGAAATGGCAGCACCTCTCCCCCTTTAAACCGGGCTCGGAGGTGCCAGAGCTGGTGAGCTTCGTCGATTTCGCACCCACCCTGCTCTCGCTCTGCGGAATCGAAACCCCGGTCCAGATGCAAGGCCGCGCCTTCCTCGGTGCTCATCGTGCCCCGGCAAAGCCCGAAGTCTTCCTCTTCGGAGACCGCTTCGACGGCACTCCGGGAATGCGCCGGGCGATCACCGACGGTCGCTATAAATACATCCGCTGCTTCACCCCCGATCTGCCGGGTGCCCCGTACAGCAGCTACGCCCTCGGCCAGCCTTCATGGAAAGCCTGGCAAAAGGCTTGGCAGGACGGAAAGCTGGAGGGCGATTTCAAGAAGATCTGGGAACCGGGCCAACCCGTGGAACAGCTCTTCGACACTCAATCGGACCCTTGGGAGATCAAGAATCTCGCCGACCAACCGGAGCATGGAGAGCGCCTCGCGACCCTGCGCGGTCGCCTGAAAGCACTCATGATCGAAACCCGCGATACCAGTGTGATCCCCGAAACCCTCTGGCCGGAGCTCATAAAAGACGGTACTATCTTCGATTTCGTCCGAGCCCCCGGCTTCGACCACCGCAAGCTCGTGGAGCTCGCCTTCGAGGCCACCACCCCGGCTCAGAACCTCTCTCCCGGCATGACTGCGGCCTTGGAATCCGGATCACCCGCCGAGCGGCATTGGGCGGAAACCGCAAAACACCTCCAAAAAGCCGATCCCTAACGGATTCGGGGCGCACGAGCCCTACGCGGGCTGTCCAAGAAAGGATTTGGTAGCAGAGGGCGGATTTGAACCGCCGACCAAAGGCTTATGAGTCCTCTGCTCTACCCCTGAGCTACTCTGCCGTTACCAAATTCACCGCCCTTGCGGGCGGGGCGAAGGCAGTAGCGTCGCCGGACGATTCTGTCCATTGAAAAATCGTTCCCTTGCAGCGCGGATTTCCCGTGGCACCCTCCTGCTTCATGAATCCTCTGCGCGCTCTTTCCGCCGTTGCCGGTCTTCTCGCCCTCCCTTTCGCGGCCATGGCCGCGGAGCCAATCGACACCGGAGCCTCTATTCCCGTGATCACCGCAAAGGATCAGGACGGTAGCGACGTCAAACTCGCCGAAGCCGGGAAAGACGGCTTCACCCTCGTTTATTTCTATCCGAAGGCCGATACCCCGGGCTGCACCAAGCAGGCCTGCTCGCTCCGCGACTCCTACGAAAAGCTCACCGAACAAAAGGTGAAGGTCTACGGGGTCAGCATGGACACCGTGGAAGCCCAAAAAGCCTTCAAGGAGAAGTACAAGCTCCCCTTCACCCTCCTCTCCGACAAGGAAGGCAAGGTCGCCGATGCCTTCGGAGTGCCTCACGTGGGCGGTGTGGCCAAGCGCCAAGCCTTCCTCTTCAAAGAGGGCAAGCTCGTCTGGCGTGACCTCACGGCCTCCACCGACGAACAAGCGGCGGACGTGCTGAAGGAACTGGAGAAGTAAGGAATTTCCCCGACTTCCGGCCATTGCACCCGCAATAGCGCCTGAAATTCAGCATTCGACATTTCCCGCCCCTCCCCCATGGTGCCGGGGCTTTCACGTCCCATGCTGTTTCGTAGCCTTTGCCGCCACGCCGAGATCGGCGCGAATTCTTACCTTCTGGATACCGGCAACGCTCGCGTAGTCCTCGATGCCGGTCTTCACCCGAAGCATGACGGCCTGGAAGGCATCCCGCGGTACGATCTGCTGGAGGAAGGCTCGGTTGATTCCGTGGTCGTGACCCACGCCCACCTCGACCACATCGGCTCCCTCCCCGTCCTGCTGCGCCGTCAACCGCAGGCAAAAGCCTTCTTTTCCCCGGCCGCGGCCGAGCTTGCCACCGCGATGCTTCACAATTCCGTGAACGTCATGCAGGCCAAGCGCACGGAGCTCGGCATCACCGAGTATCCCCTTTTCACCCACCGGGACATCGATGAAATCGAGCGCTCCTTCGAGACCCGGAATCTCGAGCGCCCCTTCGATCTCGATCCGGAAGGCCATATCCGCGCCACTTTCCACGATGCCGGCCATGTCCTCGGCTCCACCGGCATCACCATGCAGTGCAATGGTCACCGGGTGATGTACACCGGAGACGTGAATTTCGAGGACTCTACCCTGATCAAGGGCGCGATTTTCCCGGAAGAGCACGTCGATGCCCTGATTATCGAGACCACCCGCGGCGATAGCGCGCGCCGCCCGGACTACACCCGTGAGGATGAGGAAGCCCGCCTCGCCGAGGCTATCGCCCGCACCTTGGACCGCCGGGGCTCCGTCCTGATTCCGGTTTTCGCCATGGGGAAGACCCAGGAGATCCTCACGATGCTCCACCGCTTCAAAAAGCGTGGTCTGATCTCCCGGAAAACCCCCATCTACATCGGCGGCCTGAGCACGAAGATGACCGTCATCTACGATAAGTTCGCAAAGGGCCGCACCCGCCGCAGCGACGAAAGCTTCCGCATCTTGGAGGACATGGAGTTGGAGGCCGGAACCCGTAAGCGAAAGGGTCCCATGCCCCTCCAGCCCGGCGCCATCTACTGCCTCTCCAGCGGCATGATGAGCGAGAATACCGTCTCGAACGAATTCGCCCGCGCCGGTTTCCTCGAAAACGCCAAGAACTCCCTCTTCTTCGTCGGCTACGCCGACCCCGATTCTCCAGCCGGCCAGATCCGTGCCGGTGCTCAGGGCGAAAAGATCCTGCTCGATCCCAAGCATCCCGCCGTGCCCCGTCGTTGTGAGATGGAGGTCTTCGACTTCAGCGGCCATGCCACCCGCGAGACGCTCCTCGAATACATCATGAAGGTCCGCCCAAAGAAGGCCTTCCTGGTGCACGGCGACCCGAAGGCCAGCGCATGGTTCGCAGCACAGCTCAGGGAGAAGCTGCCGTCGACCGAAGCCATTATCCCGGAGCCCGGTAAGGACTACGAGATAGGCTGAAGAGAGGGAGCCGGGAATTCAGCTTTTCCGGATCCAGCGCCGCAGTTGGGACGGACGCTCCTTGTCCTTGGAGGGACATGAAGTGGCGCTCTCGGAACGGTCGGCAGATCCGTGGGCAGATGGCTCCTGCGGTTTCGCACGACCACCGGGCCTGGGCCCGTCGAGGTCGCCGAACCACGCAAGGCAGATGCGACGTTTCATTTTTTTGGGGGGGAGGGAGGTTGAGGGAAGCAGATTAGATAGTTCCCCCACCCGAATCAAGTACGCGATGCCGTATGGGAGTTGCTCCCATCGACCGAGCCACCGGCTGCCTCTCCCTACTCTCCAATCAGATCCGCGAGCCTCAGCTTGGCGATCTGGTGGATCTGCCGCAGGGCCTCGGAAATCTCGGCGTTGACCTGATTTCCCAAGCGCTGCTCGAAGGCACTCAAGATCCCGGACCGGTCGGCCATCCGGACGCAGATCACGAAAGGAAAACCAAACCGCTCGCGATACCGGTCATTAAGATTGCTGAAGCGTTCATACTCCTCATCCGAAAGCCGGTCCAGACCAAGTCCGGCCTGCTCACGGGTGGAGGATTCGCTCAGCTGCCCGGCGCGCGCCAGTTTCCCGGCGAGGTCGGGATGCGCCCGGATCAGCGCCAGTTTCTCCTCGTCGGTCCCGGTTTCGACCGCCATCCGCATCGCGGAGGCGATCGCGGCGCGGTCTTGGAACGGCCTTTGCTCAGCCACTTTCCAAGCAACCCATTCCGAATGCTCGTAGATCGCTCCGAGGCTGGCCACGAAGCCATCTTTCTCCATCGCATTCAGATCCGCTGTCGATAGCCTATCCATCAATCGTCTAATTCCCAATAACTGCTGCCCGTGGCAACGCTCGAATCCAACCGGTACGGAAAGTTCCGCGTCAGGGTGATGAAAGTCATCCGGCACGACGAAACCCACCACGATGTTTGCGAGATCGAGGCGGACGTGCTCCTGCAGGGGGAACTGGATGGCTCCTACCTCAGCGAGGACAACCGCTCGATCATCCCCACGGATACGGTAAAAAATACGGTACACTTTCTCGCCCACGATCAGCTCGGCACCTGCCGCACCAGCTTCGCCCAGGTGATCGGGAAGCACTTCTTGGAAACATATCCCCACCTCGCCGGCGCGGAGATCGAGCTGCGCGAGCGGAAATGGGACCGCCTGAGCATCGATGGCACGCCGCATCCCCACGCCTTCGCCCACTCTGCCAACGGTGAGTTCTTCTCGCGTGGCAGCTTCTCCCGTGGCCAGGCACCGGTCCTATCGTCCGGCATCCGGGGGCATCTGATAATGAAGACCACCCAATCCGGCTTCGAAGGCTACAATATCTGCGAGTTCACCACCCTGCCGCCAACCAGTGACCGCGTCTTCGCCACCCGCTTGGGCGCGGAGTGGTCCTTTGATTCCACCGCCACCGATTACTGCAGCGCGGATGCCGCCATCCTCACCGCCGCCCACGAGGTCTTCGCCAACACCTACAGCCCCTCGGTCCAACGCACCCTCTTCGAGATTGGCGAACTCGCCCTTGCACGTGTGCCCCACATTTCCCGCATCGAACTGAAAATGCCGAACGTCCACTTCCTAAGCCTCGACCTCACCAAGCTCAGCCGCCCGAACCAGAACGCAGTGCTCCTACCCACCGATGAACCCCACGGCGAAATCGAAGCCGTGATCACGCGCTAGTCACGCGCCAGCGCCCGGGAGCGCGGAGCCTCCGGCTCGCAGAATGGTCCCTCCCGACACGCCGTCCATCGACCCTCAAATCACCCCTTGGTCACGAATCCCCCGCTCATCATCCTTCAGCACGCTTCGACTGATGATCGGTGACCGCACCTTTCCCCGATGAATCCCTGGCAAGAGATCACCCGCTGCATGGAAATCGGCACCGAACTCGTCGTCGTCACCGTCGCTGCCGCACGTGGCAGCGTTCCCGGCGAGACAGGCGCCAAGATGCTCGTGAGCCGCGAGGGACTTCTCTCCGGCACGGTAGGCGGTGGCCGCATCGAAGCCCGCGCTTTGGAAGAAGCGGGGCAACTACTAGATTCATCGGAGGCCACCAGGCTCCACTGCTGGAATCTCCAGCAAGACATCGGCATGACCTGCGGCGGCGAGATGACCCTGCTCTTCGAACGCATCGCCGCCAAGCCACCCTGGCACATCGCCATCTTCGGCGCCGGTCATATCGTCCAAGCCCTTGTTCCGGTGCTCGCATCCCTTTCCTGCCAGATCGATGTCGTCGATACACGGCGGGACTGGCTCCAACGCCTTCCTTCCTCCGCCAATATCACAACACATCACCTCGCCACTTTCGAGGCCGGCGCCTCCCTGCTCAACGAATGCTCCTTCGTGCTCTCCATCACAAAGGGCCACGGCAGCGACGTTCCCGTTCTAAGGGAAGTCCTCACCCTCTTCCCAGGCATTCCCTTCCTTGGCGTCATCGGCAGCGCCTCGAAGCGCGCGGCTCTCCTGCGGGATCTTCGCGAAGCGGGCATCAACGAGTCGCTACTGGAAAAAATCACCTGTCCCCTCGGCCTTCCCATCGGCGATAACGACCCCCATGAGATCGCCATCAGTGTCGCGGCGCAGCTTCTCGAAAGGCGGGACAGGCGCTGAATCGCTTTTTGATTGAGCGGTTGTTGTACACCGCCTCGCAACCCCGCTATCTCACACCCTTCCTGAACTTCCGCTGCCCTCGATTCGTTGCTTGGAGTCTCTGTGCAGCCTCAAGGTCCTCTTTTAGTTCTTTTGGAAGGGCGTGTTGCAGATTCTTGAGCTCCACTTGAAAATGCGTCGCCGCCTTGGCAAACCAAGAGCCGCCTTTAAGATGACCTTCAAGCTTCGTATTCGCATAACAGAAAACCGCTCTCCGCTCGGGATCTTCTGCTTTCAACATTGCTAGCTTCAGAATATCGCGCGCCACTTTCTTCTTCTGACCATCGAGAAGAGACCCTTGTCGGCAGAAAACCTCGACTATGGTTAAACCATCATCCGACAAGCCGTCGACACTCACGTGCGATCCATCTGACAGAATGATTTTCCCAGGTTTCAAGTCGCCATACTCTTCCCTTAGAAGCAGGCGAATCGGCTCTTCCGCTGCTAGTTGAATCCCGCTAATGGCGGTGTGATCTTTTCTCATCGCTTCCAAAGACATGATTGGGACCTTACCTCGGTCAAGACGACATCTGGAATATGAATGGACCACCGTTATCGCGCATTGTGTCTGTTTCCCCTGTCATCTCGGCATCCTCCGGCACGGCATGTCGAATCTCGACCATCTGATGCTCTCGCCTCAGAACTAACACTCCGGGCTACCACGACCATCCAAATTCCCCTAGCCATCGCTTGCAGAAAGAAACCCCGAAAATCATGAAGGCGATCATCCGGCAGGCCACGCCACAAGACGCGGAGGAGATCCAGGCGATCTACGAACCGGTCGTGCAGGATAGCGTCATCTCCTTCGAAATCGATCCGCCTTCGGCGCAAGAGATCCGGAAGCGCATGGCCGCCATTCAGCAACGATTCCCTTGGCTGGTCTGCGAGATCGACGGGAAAGTTGCTGGCTACGTCTATGCCTCTCCCCACCATGAACGCGCCGCCTACCGGTGGTCCTCGAATGTCTCCGTCTATATTCACCAAGACTATCACCGCCGCGGCATCGGCCGCGCACTCTACACCTCGCTGTTCGCTTTGCTAAAGCTTCAAGGTTTCTACAATCTCTATGCGGGCGTCACCCTACCGAACGAAGGCAGCGTCGGCCTCCACGAATCGATGGGCTTCGAGCCCGTCGGCACCTACCGGAACGTCGGCCACAAGTTCGGAGCCTGGCATGATGTGGGGTGGTGGGCCCTCACGCTTCGACCACACGATGCCCAGCCCGCTGCTCCTTTCCCGGCACCGTCGCTCCAAGGCAGCATGGAATGGCAAGCCGCCATCGACGAAGGAAGGGCACACCTCGCCCCCGCGGGGCTATAGTCCACTCGCGGACCTGACGCTATCCTCCTGCCTCAATCGATCGAAGTAGCGTCGATAGCAGCGGATGTAATTTGTATCGATCTGGCAGCAGGTAATCCGATCCATCACTACCCAAGGCAACGGCTCCTCAACGACGCCGGTACTTGTGAAATGGCGGATCTCTACGGCATCGGCATCCATGCCGGCGACCGAACCGATCCAGAAACCCGGATCGTCTTCCGATTCTTCCGCAAGAATAATGATCTCGTCGTCCTCGCGCGTCTGCAGGAAGGATTCAAAGGAGGCGATCGGAACCCTGAAACCAAATTCAATCTGATCAAAGACACCCTCGACTTCGAGCAGCTCTTTCTGAAAGCGATCCGCGGGATCACACCTGACCTCGGAAAGATCGCAGCGCCTCAAGATCTTGTACCCGTCCAGACGAAAGTCGTAGACGTATTGGATGAGGACAAGGCTTTCAGAACAATCGAGCACGACCCCTTGCATCCCGTTTCTATCGACGCTTTCCCTTCGGATGCTTACGAGGTCGCGATTCTTGATATGGGCTCGCAAGAGCCTTGTGGAGATAGCCATGGATGGGATTTTGAAAGTTAACGCTGAAACTACCCCTTCGTCGACACCGACTCTTTCTCCACCGCTCATGCAACCTCTTCCACGGAGAGATCGACCTCCTTCTCCACCTCCCCTAGGTCGGACTTTCTGATGCTGAGACAAATTTCCACGAACCGCGCCTTGGACACCTACCTCTCCCGAAGATCCGCAATTGAGCGTAGGGACAACTTCACTGCCTCCCCAGTGCAAGGGGACCCCAGATCAAAATCCCCTTTCCGTCCGAAGGCCGACACCGCATCACGCATCGCCTCCCGCACCGAGATCGCCAGCATCAACGGCGGCTCTCCCACCGCCTTGCTGCCATGAATCGTGCGCTCTTGGCTCGCATTCTTGAGCAGCGAGACACGGAAATCCTCCGGCACATCGCTGACCGTGGGAATGGCATAAGAGCTCGCGCTATGGGAAAGCAGCACGCCCTTCTCATTCCACTTCAGTTCTTCTCGCGTAAGCCAGCCCATCCCTTGCACGAAGCCACCCTCGATCTGTCCGCGATCCACCGCGGCATTCAGGGAGTCACCCACATCATGCAGGATATCCACCCGCTTGACCTTGTTCATGCCGGTGAAGCCATCGATCTCCACCTCGCTCACCGCCGCACCACAGGCATAATAGTGGAAAGGCTTCCCCTTCCCTACCTTCCAATCCCACTTCAAATCGGGCGTGGCATAGAAGCCGGCCGCCGAAAGCTGGACACGCCTTTGATACGCAAGCATCGCCAAGTCCGCGAAGCCGATGGAACCGCCAGAACCCTGCGCTGATCCCTCGGAGAAGCGGATCTCTTCCGGCCCACAACCGATCTTCTCCGCGGCAAGCGGTGCCAAGCGTTCGCGGATCTGCCGGCAAGCATCCGCCACCGCCATCCCATTGAGATCGGATCCCGAACTCGCCGCCGTGGCAGAGGTGTTCGGAACCTTGTCGGTCCGCGTGTGCATCAGACGGATACTCGCCGCAGGGAGACCGAGCTCGCGCATCGCGATGCCCAGGATCTTCGTATGCAGGCCCTGCCCCATCTCGGTGCCGCCATGGTTCACCTGCACCGAGCCATCTGCATAGACCAGAACGAGAGCACCCGCCTGGTTGTAGTGAGTCAGCGTAAAGCTGATGCCAAACTTCACCGGCGTGATCGCAAGGCCTCGCTTGCGATGCGGGTGAGCTTCATTCCAGGCATCTACCTCCCTCCTTCGCACGGCAAACTCTGAAGTCTCCAGTAGCTCATCCCAGATCCGGCAGATCCGATTGTCACCGATCTCCGCCCCGTAGTGGGTCGTATTCGCCTCGCCCCTACCATGATAGAGATTCTTCCGTCGCACTTCCTCAGGAGGCATTCCCAGCCTCAAGGCAATGCGTCCCACGATCTCCTCGATGACCAGCATGCCTTGCGGCCCGCCAAACCCTCGGAAGGCGGTATTCGAAGCGATATTCGTCTTCGCGACCCGGCCCTCGAAATGAACGTTGGGGATGTAGTAGGCGTTATCGAGATGGAACAAGGCCCGATCCGTCACTGGCAGTGAGAGATCGAGTGACCATCCGCCATCGGAGAAGAGTCTTACCTCCGCGGCCTGAAGCATGCCGTCCTCACCATAGCCCACCCGGTACTTCGCCAGGAAAGGATGACGTTTGCCCGTTGAGACCATGTCTTCGTCCCGATCCAGCTGCCAGCGGACCGTCCTGCCCGTCTTCAGCGCCGCTACGGCACACAGCGCGGCAATCGCATTCCCCTGGGTCTCCTTTCCTCCGAATCCCCCGCCCATCCGTGGAGACTCGACCACCACCTGATGACGATGCATGCCCAGTGCCTCCGCAATAATCGTCTGGATCTCGGAAGGATGCTGCGTGGAACTGGAAACATACATGCCTCCTTCCCCGTCCGCCTCCGCCCAGGCAGCATGTGTCTCTAGATAAAAGTGCTCCTGCCCGCCAAAGGAAAACTCGCCTTCCAGAACCTGTGGCGACCTCGCCAAGGACTCTCCCACGTCGCCGCGCGACAGCACATGCGGGTCCGTGTGAAAGGAGTCCGCTTCAATGGCCGCCTTTACCCCGAGGATCGGCGGAAGCTCTTCAATCTCGATCTCCACCTTTGCCGCCGCGATCCGGCAAGCCTCCAGGGACTTGCCAACCACCAAAGCCAGCGCCTGGCCGTGAAAGAGGATCTCATGCTCCGCCAGCAGCGGCTCATCATGCCGCGAGGGACCGCTGTTGTTCGCTCCGGGAATATCCCCGGCCAGCAGGACCGCCACGACACCCGGCGATTTCCTCACTGCGGAAACATCCAGCTTCCGCAAGCTCCCGCGCGCCACCGTCGAACGGATGGCCCACACCTCCAGCATCGGTCGGCCCAGCGCGGTGTCATGCACATAGCGCGCTGAACCAGTCACATGTCCACGCGCGCTCTCATGCACCATCCCGCCGCCACCATCAAAATGTGCAGCCGGCACTCGAGTCTCCGTTACTTCATCCGCAACGAATTTCTCAAACAACCCGCGTATCACCGCGCACCGGTAGTCCGCACTTCCTCGCACATCGCTCAGTGGCGTGAACGACCTCTCCAAAAAATCCAGCACCGCCTCGTCTATCAGCAGCGGCCTGCCGATCAGCGCCTCCTCCACTGCCATCGCCCGCATCGGCCTCTCCGCCACGCCACCAAAGGCCAGCCGGGCCTCCTTGACGATCCCAGTCTCGTCCTGCACCACGCGGAATCCCGCCGCGACGATCGAGATATCCATCTCACAACGCTTCGAGACCTTGTAGAAGGCAACCCTACCTTTGGGACTCCTCGGAATCCGGATCGCACGGATCAATTCCTCCGCCCTCAGCACGGTCTTCCTGTAGCCCGTGAAAAACTCCGCGATCGGCACCTCGCGCTCGCCATCCGCGGAAACGAGCACCATCACCGCATCCAGCGCTAGCAGGATCGGCGCGCTATCCCCGATCGGCGATGCCGTGGCCAAGTTCCCGCCCAGCGTCGCACGATGCCGGATCTGCCGGGAGCCAAACCAACGAAACATTTCATCCAGCGCTGGATACTCTCCGCCGAGGGCATCCTGGATATCCGTCAGCCGCGCCGCGCCGCCGATCTCCCAAGCATCTTCATACCGCCGGATCACCGCCAACTCCCGCACTCCATCCAGCGCGATCATCACGGTGGGTCGAGCATGACGCTTGTTTACCAGCACCGCGACCTCCGTAGCACCCGCCACAAAAACCGCATCCGGATGCTGCTTCTTGAAAGCGAGTGCATCGGCAATCCGCGCCGGCCTCAGAAAAACTCCACCGTCCACATGGCTGCTCGCCGCAGGCGCAGGAATCTCACCCGCCTTCATCCAGTCATCCCACTCATCGCGCGTCTCGTGTTTCTCGAGCGAACGCTTCATCGCCTCATGAATCGGACGATACCCTGTGCATCGGCACAGGTTCCCGCAAAGCCGGTCAGCGATCGCCGCATCACCCGGAGCCTCCGGTGCGTGCCACGCTTCCGTCATCGAGGCAATAAAGCCCGGCGTGCAATAACCACACTGCGACCCATGGCATGAAATCATCGCCTCCTGTACCGGATGCAAGTTCTCACCCTTTGCGATTCCCTCCACCGTCCGGATCTCGCGGCCCGCAAACACATGCACGAAAGCCAGGCACGAGTTCACCGCACGCAGCTTCCCATCCGGCTCCACCAGCAACACCGAGCAGGCCCCGCAGTCCCCCTCATTGCAACCGCACTTCGTTCCCGTGCGACCGCTTCGTCTCAGAAAATCCAGCACCGTCTCGTGCAGCGGCACCGCGCTCACATCGAGTGCCTCGCCATTCACGCGCAGGATCGCAGGACTCGTCATTGCAGGCTCAATTCCTTCAAGCACTCCTTCAAAACCTCCACCCCCTTCGCAATCGCCTCCGGCGAGCTATATTCGTCCGGCCGATGGCTATAGCCCTTGAAGCACGGGATGAAGATCATCGCCGTCGGACAAACCCGCGCCATGAAAAGCGAATCATGATAAGCCCGGCTCACCATCCGGCTCGTGGAAAACCCGGCAGCCACTGCTTTCGCCTCCACCATTTTCACCAATCCCGGATCACAAAGCGCAGGCGGATCCTGATTGAGCACTTGCCACTCAATCTTCACGCCGCGACGCCTGCACAGCGCATGCGTTCCGTCACCGATCCGCGCCAGCGCACGATCCCGCGCCTCGCGATCGGTATCGCGGAAGTCCACCTCCAGCTTCACATCGCAGGGGATGCTATTGATCGCGCCGGGCCTCACTTCCACCACACCTACGGTACCTACCGTATCAGAACTGCCACTCTCCAGCGCCGCCTTCTCCACCAGCAGCGCGATCTCCGCCGCCGCCATGAAAGCATCCTGACGCTCCCGCATCAGCACCGCACCCGCATGACCGCCCGCACCCTTCAGCAGGAGCCGGAAAGCCGATGGTGCCGCAATCTTCTCCACGATCCCGATATCGATCTGCTTCTCCTCAAGCATCGGGCCCTGCTCAATGTGCAGCTCCACGAACGCCCGATACGCGCCCGTCGAAAGCTTCACCGCACCCAAATTCCCGCGACATCCCGCAGCCTCCCGCAGCTCATCCAGCGAACGCCCCTCCGCATCGCGCAAGGCACCCGCCTCTTCCGGCGAAGTCGTCCCCGCCATCAAGCGGCTACCCAGACAACCGATCCCGAAACGCGTCGGCTCCTCCGAAGTGAACATGATCAGCTCGATCCCCCGCTTCGGCACGTGCCCCGCTTCCTTCAACTGACGCATCGCCTCCAGGCCACCCAGCACACCCACCACGCCGTCATACTTCCCTGCATTCGGGATCGCATCCGTATGCGATCCGGTCGCAACTGCAGGCAGACAGGGCTCGCTGCCTTCCCAGCACACGAAAAGATTCCCCACCGGATCCTTCCGCACGCGGAAGCCCGCGTCCTTCGCCCGCGCCGTCAACCACTCGCGGGCCCTCAAATCCTCCGCCGAGAAAAGCACCCGCGTCACCGCCGGCGCAGGATGCGCGGAGATCGCGGCAAGCTCCTCGATCTCACGATCGAGCCGGCTAAGGGAGACGGTGGACATCCTTGTAGTAGAGATAGCTGGCAGGCTCGTCCCCCATTGCGACGAACCACTGCGGGCAATACGGCGCCATCCAGATCGCATCACCCTCCTTCACGGGAAAATACTGCTCGTCCAGCCGGTAAACGCCCTGCCCGGAAAGCATCAGCAGACCGTGTTCCATCACGTGCGTCTCCACAAAGGGCAGCGTCGCTCCGGGCTGATACGTGAAAATATTCATCGCCAGGTCATAGCGCGAATCGATCGGCAGCAGCGTCTGCAGCATCGCCTTCTCATTGCCGAGAAATGGCTCGGCCGGAATGTCCGCGATATGCCCGTGCACCGCCGGTGGCGCCTCGATGTTGTCCACCGGCTCGAACATCTTGCGAAAGATCGTCAGACGCGTGCCTTCCGTGCCATGCAGCGCCAGCACGTTCTCGGACGGCACGAAAAGGAAGCCACCATCCGCCAGCGTCACATCGCCATCATCCCACACTGCGCGCACATCTCCCGCCTCCACGTAGATCGCGTGCTCATGCTCATCTGCGGGAAACCACGCCGTGCCACCTTCCGCCTCATAGACCACCAGCATCTGGCTCATCTCCGCCCCCATCGCCGGGGAAATCAGGACGTAAGCCGTCGCACCCTCCCAACCGGGAAAGGCACTCGGCACGTGGCCGTCCGGAGTGATCAAGGCATGGCGGAGGGCGACGCGGGTGCGGGTATTGCCGAAAAGCGGAGTCATGTGTCGGGTGTCAAAAGCTGGCCGTGCGTCGCGGGGGATACCGGGTTCCCCCGGAGCCAGGTGGCCTCCACCCGCCACGCGCTGCGCATCCCCACATACGGGGAAATCGGATGACGGGCCAGCAGGTCTTTTTCCTCGATCACATGAGGGTCCAGCCTCAGCAGGCAAAAGTCCGCATCCAGCCCCGGAGCGATCGCACCCTTCCGCGAGGAAAGCCCGAAGC
This portion of the Luteolibacter luteus genome encodes:
- a CDS encoding arsinothricin resistance N-acetyltransferase ArsN1 family B → MKAIIRQATPQDAEEIQAIYEPVVQDSVISFEIDPPSAQEIRKRMAAIQQRFPWLVCEIDGKVAGYVYASPHHERAAYRWSSNVSVYIHQDYHRRGIGRALYTSLFALLKLQGFYNLYAGVTLPNEGSVGLHESMGFEPVGTYRNVGHKFGAWHDVGWWALTLRPHDAQPAAPFPAPSLQGSMEWQAAIDEGRAHLAPAGL
- the xdhB gene encoding xanthine dehydrogenase molybdopterin binding subunit → MTSPAILRVNGEALDVSAVPLHETVLDFLRRSGRTGTKCGCNEGDCGACSVLLVEPDGKLRAVNSCLAFVHVFAGREIRTVEGIAKGENLHPVQEAMISCHGSQCGYCTPGFIASMTEAWHAPEAPGDAAIADRLCGNLCRCTGYRPIHEAMKRSLEKHETRDEWDDWMKAGEIPAPAASSHVDGGVFLRPARIADALAFKKQHPDAVFVAGATEVAVLVNKRHARPTVMIALDGVRELAVIRRYEDAWEIGGAARLTDIQDALGGEYPALDEMFRWFGSRQIRHRATLGGNLATASPIGDSAPILLALDAVMVLVSADGEREVPIAEFFTGYRKTVLRAEELIRAIRIPRSPKGRVAFYKVSKRCEMDISIVAAGFRVVQDETGIVKEARLAFGGVAERPMRAMAVEEALIGRPLLIDEAVLDFLERSFTPLSDVRGSADYRCAVIRGLFEKFVADEVTETRVPAAHFDGGGGMVHESARGHVTGSARYVHDTALGRPMLEVWAIRSTVARGSLRKLDVSAVRKSPGVVAVLLAGDIPGANNSGPSRHDEPLLAEHEILFHGQALALVVGKSLEACRIAAAKVEIEIEELPPILGVKAAIEADSFHTDPHVLSRGDVGESLARSPQVLEGEFSFGGQEHFYLETHAAWAEADGEGGMYVSSSTQHPSEIQTIIAEALGMHRHQVVVESPRMGGGFGGKETQGNAIAALCAVAALKTGRTVRWQLDRDEDMVSTGKRHPFLAKYRVGYGEDGMLQAAEVRLFSDGGWSLDLSLPVTDRALFHLDNAYYIPNVHFEGRVAKTNIASNTAFRGFGGPQGMLVIEEIVGRIALRLGMPPEEVRRKNLYHGRGEANTTHYGAEIGDNRICRIWDELLETSEFAVRRREVDAWNEAHPHRKRGLAITPVKFGISFTLTHYNQAGALVLVYADGSVQVNHGGTEMGQGLHTKILGIAMRELGLPAASIRLMHTRTDKVPNTSATAASSGSDLNGMAVADACRQIRERLAPLAAEKIGCGPEEIRFSEGSAQGSGGSIGFADLAMLAYQRRVQLSAAGFYATPDLKWDWKVGKGKPFHYYACGAAVSEVEIDGFTGMNKVKRVDILHDVGDSLNAAVDRGQIEGGFVQGMGWLTREELKWNEKGVLLSHSASSYAIPTVSDVPEDFRVSLLKNASQERTIHGSKAVGEPPLMLAISVREAMRDAVSAFGRKGDFDLGSPCTGEAVKLSLRSIADLRER
- a CDS encoding M20 family metallo-hydrolase, with amino-acid sequence MSTVSLSRLDREIEELAAISAHPAPAVTRVLFSAEDLRAREWLTARAKDAGFRVRKDPVGNLFVCWEGSEPCLPAVATGSHTDAIPNAGKYDGVVGVLGGLEAMRQLKEAGHVPKRGIELIMFTSEEPTRFGIGCLGSRLMAGTTSPEEAGALRDAEGRSLDELREAAGCRGNLGAVKLSTGAYRAFVELHIEQGPMLEEKQIDIGIVEKIAAPSAFRLLLKGAGGHAGAVLMRERQDAFMAAAEIALLVEKAALESGSSDTVGTVGVVEVRPGAINSIPCDVKLEVDFRDTDREARDRALARIGDGTHALCRRRGVKIEWQVLNQDPPALCDPGLVKMVEAKAVAAGFSTSRMVSRAYHDSLFMARVCPTAMIFIPCFKGYSHRPDEYSSPEAIAKGVEVLKECLKELSLQ
- the allE gene encoding (S)-ureidoglycine aminohydrolase, whose product is MTPLFGNTRTRVALRHALITPDGHVPSAFPGWEGATAYVLISPAMGAEMSQMLVVYEAEGGTAWFPADEHEHAIYVEAGDVRAVWDDGDVTLADGGFLFVPSENVLALHGTEGTRLTIFRKMFEPVDNIEAPPAVHGHIADIPAEPFLGNEKAMLQTLLPIDSRYDLAMNIFTYQPGATLPFVETHVMEHGLLMLSGQGVYRLDEQYFPVKEGDAIWMAPYCPQWFVAMGDEPASYLYYKDVHRLP